The Treponema sp. OMZ 790 genome includes the window AGTAATCGCAATCAGGATTAATACAAGCCTTATAGTTTCCGTTTTTCTTATCATATTTTTCTACCATAAACCATCCGCATTTAGGACAGGATGCATTGATGGGCTTAAAGTGAGAAATAAAATCGCATTCGGGGAAATGAGTACATCCGTAAAATTCTTTTCCCCTTTTTTTTGATTTACGGGCGATTATGTCGCCGCCGCAGCCTTCACGCGGACATTTTGCCAAGGGAATGGATTTTGTATTTTTACATTCGGGGAAGGCGCTGCAAGCCAAAAACACTCCGAAGCGCCCGAGTTTTTTTACCATCTTGTTTCCGCATTTTTCGCAGACTATGTCGGTAACCTCATCCAAAGACCCCTTAATACTTTCTACATTTTCCAGGGCCGTATCTACTTTTTCTTTAAATGAACCGTAAAAACTTTCCATCAGCTTAGGCCATTCTATTTTATTTTCTGCAACTTCATCCAAGCGGTTTTCCATTCCGGCAGTAAAATTAACGTCGATTATTTCTGAAAAATTTTCTACCAAAAGACTGTTTATAATTCTTCCCAACTGGGTCGGAACAAGCTGCTTATTGGATCGAGTTACATAATAGCGGTCAAGCAAAACCGAAATAATAGGAGCATAGGTTGAAGGCCGGCCGATTCCTTTTTCTTCCAGCATCTTTACGATACTTGCATCCGTATAACGAGCAGGGCCTTGAGTAAAATGCTGTTCGGGTCTTAAACCTTCGATGCTGACTGCATCGCCGACCTTCATTGCAGGGAGAGCTGTTCCTTTTTCATCTTTTGAAATCAAGGTTTTTGTAACGGTGTAAAAACCTTTTTCCGTTACCTTTGTAGAAGCCGCACGAAAAATTGCGTTCCCTACTTTTATTTCGTAACTCGATGTTTTTGTTTTTGCATTTTTCATTTGACTTGAAACAAAGCGTTCCCAAATCAAAGAATAAAGCCTTAATTGATCTCGAGTTAAAAATTCTTTTAAATAAGAAGGAGTGTACTCAACATAGGTAGGGCGTATTGCTTCGTGTGCATCTTGAGCTTTTTTTCCTGCCGCGTACACATTCGCTCCTTCAGGTAACTCTTTAGGATGATTTTCGGTTATCCACTTACGCACTGCATCTATCGCGACATCGGATATTCTAACCGAATCGGTACGCATATAGGTAATCAAACCTACACGGGTAGAACCGACTGCAACGCCTTCATAAAGCTGCTGGGCTACCTGCATTGTTTTTTTGGAAGTAAAACCTATTCGGTTTGCCGCAACCTGCTGTAACGTAGAAGTCGTAAAAGGAGGACGAGGCTTGATGCTTTTTTCGGTAATTTTAATATCATCGACAAGGGCAGGTAATGAACCCAACTCTTTTATAATTGCATCAACTTCTTTTTGATTTTTCAATTCGGGTTTATTGTCCTTGTATTTTACAAGCTGGGCTTCAAAAGAAGTTTTATTGTATTTAAAGTCTCCGTCAAGAGTCCAATATTCATCCGGTATAAAATTTTCAACTTCTTCTTCCCTCTCGCAGATTAAGCGAAGAGCAACAGATTGAACTCGGCCGGCCGATAGACCGTTTTTTACTTTTTGCCAAAGAAGAGGAGATAAGTTATATCCTACAAGTCTGTCTAAAACTCTTCTGGATTTTTGAGCATTTACCTTTCCCATATCAATATCCATGGGATTTTTTACGGCTTCTTGAATCGCATTAGGAGTTATTTCGTTAAAAACTATCCTTTTTATGGGAGAAGAACATTCGGCAAGTAAAGCCTCATGTAAATGAAAGGCTATCGCTTCTCCTTCACGGTCATTATCACTTGCGAGAAAGACACCTGAAGATTTCTTCGCTTCCTTTTTTAATTCTTTTAAAATTTTAGCACGACCTCTAACCGTGATATACTCAGGAGTAAAATTATTTTCTATATCTATTGCCAATCTGGACTTAGGCAAATCTATCAGATGCCCCATTGAGGCTCTGACTATATAATCGTTACCTAAATAT containing:
- the topA gene encoding type I DNA topoisomerase, which produces MEKTTNETKKTKRTAKKTKQHCLVIVESPAKAKTIEKYLGNDYIVRASMGHLIDLPKSRLAIDIENNFTPEYITVRGRAKILKELKKEAKKSSGVFLASDNDREGEAIAFHLHEALLAECSSPIKRIVFNEITPNAIQEAVKNPMDIDMGKVNAQKSRRVLDRLVGYNLSPLLWQKVKNGLSAGRVQSVALRLICEREEEVENFIPDEYWTLDGDFKYNKTSFEAQLVKYKDNKPELKNQKEVDAIIKELGSLPALVDDIKITEKSIKPRPPFTTSTLQQVAANRIGFTSKKTMQVAQQLYEGVAVGSTRVGLITYMRTDSVRISDVAIDAVRKWITENHPKELPEGANVYAAGKKAQDAHEAIRPTYVEYTPSYLKEFLTRDQLRLYSLIWERFVSSQMKNAKTKTSSYEIKVGNAIFRAASTKVTEKGFYTVTKTLISKDEKGTALPAMKVGDAVSIEGLRPEQHFTQGPARYTDASIVKMLEEKGIGRPSTYAPIISVLLDRYYVTRSNKQLVPTQLGRIINSLLVENFSEIIDVNFTAGMENRLDEVAENKIEWPKLMESFYGSFKEKVDTALENVESIKGSLDEVTDIVCEKCGNKMVKKLGRFGVFLACSAFPECKNTKSIPLAKCPREGCGGDIIARKSKKRGKEFYGCTHFPECDFISHFKPINASCPKCGWFMVEKYDKKNGNYKACINPDCDYLHSVVEGVEDVEVDRSNE